In Tachypleus tridentatus isolate NWPU-2018 chromosome 3, ASM421037v1, whole genome shotgun sequence, the sequence AACTGATCTTTTTCTTGTCGACATTAATGGTGAGTTAATTACTGACTCTTCCACACCAGCACATGACTCTCTACGTTTAACTGGCCTTCCCGAACGAGATGCATCCTTAATATTGCCAGTTTCAAACAATTTGCTCTCCCAATTTGACATCGTTTTTCGTGTTGGTGGATTCTTATTGAATCTTTCTCAAATTTGCCAGTTATTGTATCCAGGGTGTCatcagtattcttgcgctcatgtacccacgtacttgtcacaatacgctcttcaagtgtaaattggCTTACATCAGACAtatttctatgaaaaaaaaattataatacatgcgtaattgaatataacataataacttatggatgggtagggacttacgggcctcCCTGTAGAATCGAACTTTTTGTACGTCAGCAAGTTATGATACCTAAGCCTAAATACAGACTTCTTCAATACTGAGCAGTAATTTTGATGATATTACTTATTTTCTAgtactttaattttataatataaaatgtagcGATGAATTAAGCCTGCATCTTTTTCAAATGAATGCATATCAGACACTGATAATTCATCATTTTATAACTTGATATTTCAAACGTTCGTGAAAAGAGGAAAGTTTCCATAACTAGTGAGCCAAAATTGTATATATACGGATACAGATGTTTGTTAATGAAACATAAACAggtttgaaattaaaagaactaCACATATATGTCACCTTATTGGAAAAAAGCAATCCAATACCGAGGGAACATCCTTCCAGAACCAGACCATGATTTTACCTCAAACACTTTTGTTTGACAACATCCTTCCTACATATTTGAAGTAAGcttatattttaaaacctttatatGGCatagtttttgttggttttttttgtcgAAAGTGAACTTCTTTTTTACTTATTCGCCCACATTATTACGATATCCAACATTAATGATATAACGCCCTCTAGTGTGTAGCTTTTGAGATTTCCCAATTCataaagattttattattaaaagtgagAAGTTGCTAGTTAGAAATTTCAGACAGTGATAAGTTAGTacacagaatatttaattattaaaagtgttattttctgATTGTGAACTAACGTCCTATACTtttgtattaactatatatattaaaatgcatTACGAAACAATGCttagttaaacaaaacaaatgagacacataacttcattaaatattaaaacttgtcCACGTTATAAATCTGAAATCTAGTTCCAACtggttataatattaataataaaacgtttttgcTGTAAGAGGATTAGTTCATTAGTTAAATACACCTGCCATTACAAATTCACTTTTTTGcataaaacatgtttgaaattatATTCTTTCAGCCAATTTTATAACAACAGTGCTAAATTACGTATTTAAgtcattttacattttgtaaataaattactataaaaGTGGAATTTGGAATAATTTGTGAGAGATTCAAGGCATTTCGTTGAGAAAAGCTTCCACACTGCAACTTATGTcttatatatgttattataactCGTTCTATCATTTCTATCGTTCGacagtttcttttaaattacttGGTGAAAACAATCCTAAGTCTGGTTCACGCAGTGATAACAAAGTAGTTGATTTCTTCTATGACGTTTACTACAGTCTGCTTTCAAAAGTGCACGATTTTAGGCCtaagttcaaaaataattttttcacctTCAACATAATTCCCTTGCTAACTGACAGATTATTTAAATTCTGAACATACGTAATCACTCACTAACCTTTCTGAATTCTCATTCACTACTCAAACGAATACTTTACATTAACTAACTGCTTTATCCATATTTATGTTAAAGTATTCATCtatatcagtggttcttaacctttttcagtgtttgcacacctttcaaatcagtaatcatttctcgcaccccttggaaacttaaatataaaaatataaagcatactcttatgtaaaaatatagatttgctttaattattcatgggcatcctcgcaccccttgggaatcatcttcgcacccctggttaagaacccctgatCTATATCTTATATTTAgtctaatttattatatttaaagtacgTTCACTCAAATCACTAAATCTTTAAGTATCgagtagaaagaaaaaaaaacgtgttcACATGTTAATAACGAAGCACATTTTTGGAAAAGAgaaaattaattgttaatttactttaatgtaaataaaatgtttcaagaaataGCATGAACCCTAGATcagaaaataatcaaacaaaaaagAGTAAAATTCCATTCTCGTTGACAGTTGCGGGAGTTTTGCACattatggatttaataaagaaaagtaataatgagTGAAACTAGGAATGAAGAggaatttgaaattatattaactAAATTCGAATATATTGGTTTAGATAATTCTGATTGTGTTAGGcttaagattgtttgtttatttttttaatttcacgcaaggctacacgagagctatctgcgccagccgtccctaattttgcagtgtaagactagaggccttccctctagtcttacactgcacatTATGGATGtgcataattaatattaacaggaactaatcaccaccacccagcgccaactcttgagctactcttttatcaacaaatagtgggattgaccgtcacattcttaTAACgctcacatggctgaaagggcgagcatgtttggtgtaacggggattcaaacccgcgaccctcagattacaagtcgaatgctttaacctacttggccatgccggcccgagGCTTAAGAAAAAGTTGGTTAACGTTTCTTGATTTATTGCTCCCAAAACTTACTCCGCACATAGGGGGTACAGGTGTGCTAAGGGTCTAATGGTCAAATACAGCTGTTCCATTAAATAACAGTATCACAGCAATTGGCGGCGGACACTATTAATTAGCTGCTTTGACTTTagtgttttctttcaaaattagggacattttTTCGTGGAGTCCTTACATAGCTTCGCTGGAAAATGTGAAACAATCAAACGATAACAGGAATTCAGGATTATCAACATTACAAAGAACacccagtttttatttttgtaatccaCACTTTTAGCATAGCTCTTGATAAAAGCtgagaataaaatacattttattattattcatggtacatttactattaattttacaACATCTGCGCTTCTCTGATATGCATCACACAACGAAATGTAGCGAAAATAGCACACGATGTTCTACATGATATTTACTGTTGATTCTACTTTAAAACATTGTAATTCTAATTAGATCAATACTTGTCTATTAGTCTTATgacaatttctgaaaaaaatatcaaaaatttttttatttgttttgaatttcatgcaaagctacactagggctatctgcgctagccgtccctaatttagtagtgtaagactagaaggaaggcagctagtcattaccaccaccgccaactcttgggccactcttttatcaacgaatagttgggattgagcgtcacattataactctcccacagctgaaagatcgagcatgtttggtgcgacggggattcaaacccgcgaccctcatattaggagtcgaatgcctttacccacctggccatgccaggtccgaATATCAAAAGTATTaggaaacaaacaatgaaaaatacaCAGTATGATGTGTACATCTATTTAAGCTTCAACCTCACTCTACTGACCAGTATTAATAAAGGTGAGCCCtccatgtccaggtggttaaggcgctcgaatcgtaacctgaggattgcgggttcgaatccctgccgcATCAAACATTttccccctttcagctgtgggtgcgttataatgtgacgctcaatccaactgttcgttgataaaagagtagcctaagagttgtgatgactagctgccttccctctagtctcttacactgttaagttagggatggctagcgcaattagccttcgtgtggctttgcgcgaaattcaaaaaccaaaaaacaattaataaagaacaacattaaGTTTAATACATGTAGTCTCAAAGGGTTTTATCTAACAAAAATTACTTATAACAACTTACTAAAATGTTTTCCATCTACTGCAACAAAATACTGTAACCACGTTGTCAcgcaacaacaaagaaaaaaaacaaaaattgtatacgtcaccaaaatgatttatttatttataggtgTTTCAATAAGCGACCATTTTCTGGTGTACGTGTAGACAGAACGACTCAGTGAacacgaaataaataaatagaactgGATAGTAAGCAAAAAATTATGGTTCGCTGGCAATTCTATTTTTGTGCATGAGAGGTTaggaaaaaaagttttaaaaatacacaaagtattatagttttatatcataTGAAGAACCGGAATATGTATAAAAGCTGCAATGATATTCAGATTATTTATATCTGCAAACTATCGGGTTTAACGGgttatgttgaaataaacaaaaaaaaagtgaaaggTTTCCATTGGTAAATTGGACATGTTTTAACCAGGTAAAAATGCTGTGTGAAAAAATATCATAACTTATAATGACCAGGTAGATGTCAGCGATAATTTtccaattttattattaataaaaactgttttaagacGTCCAGCCTTAGCGTCAATGTATGAAATTACATTACAgacttcattaatttttttacttttatttcgaTAAGGCCTCAGCCACAACGAGAGATATAAGGTATTAGTTCAAAACTCAgatatatataattgtgaagaaaaaacaacatattattgcATTGTCGTAAAACAggctattaaaactttattttcaacaacGACAAAAGAAGTAAAAGCATacacggatatatatatatatacttgctaatttctgtaatataaaaactgattttGTCAAAAACTTGAATGATATAATTCGAGTATTATCATTTATACAGTCTCTTCCgtttataaacacattaaaattattttttcattatgaaaATTTAGGTTTTATGTAAAGGTGACTAGCTGCCCTcgtaatatttaaaacacattttaaagattgaaaaattacatattaataataacatttcagCAAGTTCAAGTTTTGaacttataatatatattaaaaaaaaatacaggttacagaaaaaataaagtacTACAATACACTTTAAGTAAAAtacaatgtacatatatatatatgtatatttcatatGAAACATAACTTATCGCTCACTTACTTTTCccatttaatacagtaataaaatattcgttaGCTTGAACATTAAGTGTAAAACACATGCTTTAAAACCGTTCAAAAGGGATGAAATATAACTGTGAATGAATAGCGACTACGATAAAATTATACGTGGTTATTTGTACTGTTCAAACATAACTAGTTCTAACTTGAGGAACGATAAAGCTTTTTCTTATTTAAAGCATATTCTTCACTAATTACAACAGCCGGCTTGCAACCTAACCGGGCCAGCAAAAGTTGTTTAATTCTAAACCAGCTACTACAGTCTGCTTTAAGCGTGAGAAAAATCTCAAAGGTGGCAACAGCATCTGATGCACATTTTATTTTCCCAATTCGACGACTCAGTTTCTTCTCTTCCAAGTCGATGTAGAGAACACATCCACGCAACCCACAAGGTTCACGTTCTGACATCCGTACGATATTTTCAGCTATTCTGTGAGTAAGGTTAGATGGTATGAGCACTTCGGCACAGTGAAGTTCTAGCTTAGCTTGCCGGAGGCAGTTTTCCAACTTCCCCACCAACAACTTACAACTGGTCACTTCACACTCATCCTCGGTAGCAGTATACGGCAGAAGAACATCTgcagtgaataaaaatatttctaaaaaaatataccTGTAAAATTAGTGCCACAATACACATTACTGTTTATAACATGTTAATGTAATTATCTATATTGTACAGGATGTCCCAAATTAATCTAACAAAAAGAAAGTTCAATATTTGAGATTACAAAATATCTTTGAAggcttttaaattttattcgAGTTAAcgattattttcattaattacattatttatcattattatttataaatgtgttttatttcagaATTCGGAATTGACTGTTTTTGAGTAAAATCATGACTCTTGAAGGCTTATCCTGATTCAACCCCTTTGTACTTTTATCTTTGAggatttttcaaaaacaaaatctacCGTAACAGGCCAAGAGATTTGGGAAAACTGAAACTCCATATCCGTGATGTTGTCTTATCCATCTATAGAGCTGTGTTGGAAAGTGTGTTCTTAGTATTTAAATACAGGATTACTGATTATAGTTAATGATGGAAAATATATAGAAGTTTATTAAGTAGATTACATAAAACTTACAAGCCTTTAAAAGGTATTTTGTTTCGAGTTTCATTATGATctcaaatattacaaatgttattcaacctccttttttatttgtatgaatcTTAAGACATCCTGTATTATGatcatgttaaataatattttgacacTTTATTAGCTGAGTGAGAATCTcttgtgttaaaatattcaatgttttcatccataaaaacaaataaatagtcaTTTCGTTTgtaaacttattattattgtgttatggCTATGATTTTTAATCGCATTATTAACATTTAGGAAAAATACTTCTACCACCTTAACATCGTCTACACTTTATAATATacgtctatataaatatatgtttattattaacagTAACTAGGCATAGAAATTAGGTATGTATTAGCTTACGTATAAGTTTACCATAAATAACATTAGCAAAAGCAATCTTTACCACACGCTTCAAATGTTCAACGTAAATCAACTTTTAGACTTCAGAAAACTTTCCATGAGCGAATTTTCATTTCGTTGAAATATTCTTACTAGCTATACAGAAAAAACCTACTCACCTTTGTTGTCCGACCAGTAAACGTTGGTATTCTCTCCGAAAGCTGTAGATGAAAACGCTAGGCTATTTTGAACATTGTGAATTTTCATCTTCTTGTTTACGTTTAATGTAGATAATcacaattttagtttattttcaaattattagtaaaaatggATACCACCTAACTTGTATTTCTAGTCTTGTATACTTTTGACTTAGGCTAAGTTGTGACTCACAGTATACTTTTCCGATATGTTCAACCTtgatacataaaatgtttaatattttgaaccGAAAAATGAATATGATGCACG encodes:
- the LOC143246309 gene encoding DNA damage-inducible transcript 4-like protein isoform X1 yields the protein MKIHNVQNSLAFSSTAFGENTNVYWSDNKEIFLFTADVLLPYTATEDECEVTSCKLLVGKLENCLRQAKLELHCAEVLIPSNLTHRIAENIVRMSEREPCGLRGCVLYIDLEEKKLSRRIGKIKCASDAVATFEIFLTLKADCSSWFRIKQLLLARLGCKPAVVISEEYALNKKKLYRSSS
- the LOC143246309 gene encoding DNA damage-inducible transcript 4-like protein isoform X2, with the translated sequence MKIHNVQNSLAFSSTAFGENTNVYWSDNKDVLLPYTATEDECEVTSCKLLVGKLENCLRQAKLELHCAEVLIPSNLTHRIAENIVRMSEREPCGLRGCVLYIDLEEKKLSRRIGKIKCASDAVATFEIFLTLKADCSSWFRIKQLLLARLGCKPAVVISEEYALNKKKLYRSSS